One region of Diabrotica undecimpunctata isolate CICGRU chromosome 6, icDiaUnde3, whole genome shotgun sequence genomic DNA includes:
- the LOC140444391 gene encoding uncharacterized protein, producing the protein MGDLPKDRVDPFPPFYITGVDYAGYFLLKDRKERGCKLLKAYVALFVCFTARAVHLELVSDLTAHSLIAAFKRFVSRRGKPLKMHSDNGTNFQDANRKLKEFYDFIKTNKREIQGHSTIESIAWHFIPSQSTHFGGLWEAGVKSMKSHLKRVVSNAHLRYEEFSIILTQVESVLNSRPISTLSSDPNDLCPLTPVHFLIGRPFTAIPEPDLMFINENRLNHFQRLQKMVQHIWSRWSKEFIGELQQRKNWKQISKDINIGTQVLIKEKNVSPLIWQLGRIVEHPGIQVQTEFPGWCP; encoded by the coding sequence ATGGGTGATTTACCGAAAGATCGTGTTGACCCATTCCCTCCTTTTTATATCACAGGCGTAGATTACGCGGGTTATTTTTTACTCAAGGATCGAAAGGAGCGTGGATGCAAGCTTTTAAAGGCATATGTAGCCTTATTCGTGTGTTTCACAGCTCGTGCTGTTCATTTAGAACTCGTATCTGATTTAACTGCACATTCACTTATAGCAGCTTTTAAGCGCTTTGTAAGCAGAAGAGGAAAACCTCTTAAGATGCACTCTGATAATGGAACTAACTTTCAGGATGCCAATCGTAAACTAAAGGAGTTTTATGATTTTATTAAGACTAATAAGCGTGAGATTCAAGGCCACTCAACAATCGAAAGTATTGCATGGCACTTCATACCTTCACAATCGACGCACTTTGGTGGCCTTTGGGAGGCCGGCGTTAAGTCAATGAAATCGCATTTAAAACGCGTCGTCAGCAATGCTCACCTTAGGTATGAGGAATTCTCTATAATACTCACGCAAGTAGAGTCTGTCCTTAATAGTCGTCCTATATCTACCCTTTCATCTGACCCTAATGACCTTTGTCCTTTGACTCCGGTTCATTTTCTGATCGGAAGGCCTTTTACAGCCATTCCTGAACCTGATTTGATGTTCATAAACGAAAATAGATTGAACCACTTTCAGCGCCTTCAAAAAATGGTGCAACACATTTGGTCAAGGTGGTCTAAGGAGTTCATAGGAGAGCTGCAGCAGCGGAAAAATTGGAAACAAATTTCCAAAGACATTAATATTGGTACACAAGTTCTTATCAAAGAGAAGAACGTGTCGCCTCTAATTTGGCAGTTGGGACGTATAGTCGAGCATCCAGGCATCCAGGTCCAGACGGAGTTTCCAGGGTGGTGTCCATAA
- the LOC140444392 gene encoding uncharacterized protein: protein MCDSDTLTYKVANLPNPNKVTKRIILSGIAQIYDPLGLLSAYTITAKIIMQILWQEKQGWDESVPQIIFTQWQHFKEELLRLNNIEIPRYVKLKDSISCELHGFSDASNKAYGAAIYVKSVNSDGHVLVRLLCAQSKVAPPKVISIPRLELCGTLLLARLFERVIKSSDINFDKVFHWSDSTITLT from the coding sequence ATGTGTGATTCGGACACACTAACATATAAGGTAGCTAATTTACCTAATCCTAATAAGGTAACGAAGAGAATAATTCTCTCTGGTATTGCTCAGATCTATGATCCTCTTGGGCTGCTTAGCGCTTATACAATTACGGCCAAGATTATAATGCAAATTCTTTGGCAAGAAAAGCAAGGCTGGGATGAATCTGTTCCCCAAATCATTTTTACGCAGTGGCAGCATTTCAAGGAGGAATTACTCAGATTAAATAATATCGAAATACCTAGGTACGTAAAATTAAAGGATTCGATCTCTTGTGAGCTACACGGTTTTTCGGATGCCAGCAACAAGGCATACGGTGCTGCAATCTATGTTAAGAGTGTTAATTCTGATGGACATGTTTTGGTTCGTCTGTTATGCGCACAATCCAAGGTTGCACCCCCAAAGGTGATTAGCATACCTCGTTTGGAATTGTGCGGCACATTGTTACTTGCTCGTTTGTTTGAAAGAGTAATCAAGTCCTCAGATATCAATTTCGATAAAGTATTTCATTGGTCTGATTCTACTATCACTCTGACATGA